The following proteins come from a genomic window of Mycolicibacterium rufum:
- a CDS encoding AMP-binding protein, translating to MATNTDLYRAARDHLVEVIGDYDKAVETFEWPRMTGRFNWATDWFDVVAGTRPDDVALWIVEQDGREVKATFGQMAARSDQVATWLRGLGVGKGDRVILMLGNQVELWESMLAVAKLGAVIMPTTAALGHDDIADRLRRGRAGFVVANASDAAKFTGVDVPFTGIAVGGEATGWHNYADATDVTSAGPFDPGTTPTDPLLIYFTSGTTSKPKLVEHSQISYPVGHLSTMAWLGVRPGDVHLAISSPGWAKHAWSCFFAPWIAEATIFVYNYARFDAAALLEQLHRGAVNTFCAPPTVWRMLIQADLGERPPHLREILGAGEPLNPDVIAQVERAWGLTIRDGFGQTETTLAVGNTPGQPVRAGSMGRPMPGVPVVLVDPLTGERAEEGEICLDLNATPLNLMSGYLDDEKRNALVMRDGLYHTGDVATRDDDGYITYVGRTDDVFKSSDYKVSPFELESVLIEHPAVVEAAVVPAPDDTRLAVPKAYIALADGWTADAETARQILQYSRDHLAPYLKVRRVEFAELPKTISGKIRRVDLRRREQDAHSAGTPIDTEFRYEDLVG from the coding sequence ATGGCGACCAACACCGATCTGTACCGCGCGGCCCGCGACCACCTGGTCGAGGTCATCGGCGATTACGACAAGGCCGTCGAGACGTTCGAGTGGCCCCGGATGACCGGGCGGTTCAATTGGGCGACCGACTGGTTCGACGTCGTCGCCGGCACCCGGCCCGATGACGTCGCGCTGTGGATCGTCGAGCAGGATGGTCGCGAGGTGAAGGCCACCTTCGGGCAGATGGCCGCGCGGTCCGATCAGGTCGCGACATGGCTGCGGGGCCTCGGCGTCGGGAAGGGCGACCGGGTCATCCTGATGCTCGGCAACCAGGTCGAGCTGTGGGAGTCGATGCTCGCGGTGGCCAAGCTCGGTGCGGTGATCATGCCGACCACCGCGGCGCTGGGACACGACGACATCGCCGACCGGTTGCGCCGCGGGCGAGCCGGATTCGTCGTCGCGAACGCCTCGGACGCCGCCAAGTTCACCGGCGTCGACGTGCCGTTCACCGGGATCGCCGTGGGCGGCGAGGCGACGGGTTGGCACAACTACGCCGACGCCACCGACGTCACGTCGGCCGGTCCGTTCGACCCCGGAACCACCCCGACGGATCCGCTGCTCATCTACTTCACCTCCGGAACCACGAGCAAGCCCAAGCTCGTGGAGCACTCCCAGATCAGCTATCCGGTCGGTCATCTGTCGACGATGGCGTGGCTGGGGGTGCGCCCCGGCGATGTGCACCTGGCGATCAGCTCGCCGGGCTGGGCCAAACACGCGTGGAGTTGCTTCTTCGCACCATGGATCGCCGAGGCGACGATCTTCGTCTACAACTACGCCCGGTTCGACGCGGCCGCCCTGCTCGAGCAGTTGCACCGCGGCGCGGTCAACACGTTCTGCGCTCCACCGACCGTGTGGCGCATGCTGATCCAGGCCGATCTCGGTGAGCGCCCGCCCCATTTGCGCGAGATACTCGGGGCCGGGGAACCGTTGAACCCCGACGTCATCGCGCAGGTGGAACGGGCCTGGGGGCTCACCATCCGCGACGGCTTCGGGCAGACCGAGACCACGCTGGCCGTCGGCAACACCCCTGGCCAGCCCGTCAGGGCCGGCTCGATGGGCCGGCCGATGCCCGGCGTCCCGGTCGTGCTCGTCGACCCGCTCACCGGCGAGCGTGCTGAGGAGGGGGAGATCTGTCTGGACCTGAACGCGACGCCGCTGAACCTGATGAGCGGCTACCTCGACGACGAGAAGCGCAACGCCCTGGTCATGCGGGACGGGCTGTACCACACCGGTGACGTCGCCACCCGCGACGACGACGGCTACATCACCTACGTCGGACGCACCGACGATGTGTTCAAGTCCTCCGACTACAAGGTGTCGCCGTTCGAACTCGAGAGCGTGCTCATCGAGCACCCGGCCGTCGTCGAGGCCGCAGTGGTACCGGCCCCCGACGACACCCGGCTGGCCGTCCCCAAGGCCTACATCGCCCTGGCCGACGGCTGGACCGCCGACGCCGAAACCGCCCGGCAGATCCTGCAATACAGCCGCGACCACCTGGCGCCGTACTTGAAGGTGCGTCGCGTCGAGTTCGCGGAACTGCCCAAGACCATCTCGGGAAAGATCCGCCGGGTCGATCTGCGCCGCAGGGAGCAGGACGCCCACAGCGCCGGCACGCCGATCGACACCGAGTTCCGCTACGAAGATCTGGTGGGGTGA
- a CDS encoding AMP-binding protein: MLSYDAGPTDAPILEETIGANFERTAATFPGTDALVDIPTGRRWTYAELDTEINVVARGLMARGIVPGDRVGIWAPNSAEWVIVQYATAKIGAILVNVNPAYRTHELAYVLEQSGLRTLFAATSFRSSDYVAMVTEVRPQVPTVEDVIFLGTDDWARLCGDADAIDASDLAERLAGLSNNDPINIQYTSGTTGFPKGATLSHRNILNNGYFVTELIRLGPGDRLCIPVPFYHCFGMVMGNLGCTTHGATIVIPAAGFDPAATLRAIAAERCAGVYGVPTMFIAMQHHADFAATDLTSLRTGIMAGAVCPVEVMKRCVEEMNMSEVAIAYGMTETSPVSCQTLIDDDLDRRTSSIGRAHPHVEIKIVDPDTGETVPRGEPGEFCTRGYSLMLGYWRDDEKTREAIDPDGWMHTGDLAVMREDGYCNVVGRIKDMVIRGGENIYPREIEEFLHTHPDVEDAQVVGVPDATYGEEICAWIRMKPGRPALDAAALRDFASDKLAHYKIPRYVHVVDEFPMTVTGKVRKVDMRKDSIDLLGLGPA; this comes from the coding sequence GTGCTGTCCTACGACGCCGGGCCCACCGACGCGCCGATCCTGGAGGAGACCATCGGCGCGAACTTCGAACGCACCGCCGCCACCTTCCCCGGCACCGACGCCCTGGTCGACATTCCCACCGGCCGCCGCTGGACCTACGCCGAGCTGGACACCGAGATCAACGTGGTGGCACGGGGTTTGATGGCACGTGGCATCGTCCCGGGGGACCGGGTGGGGATCTGGGCTCCCAACAGCGCCGAATGGGTGATCGTGCAGTACGCCACTGCCAAGATCGGCGCCATCCTGGTCAACGTCAACCCGGCCTATCGCACCCACGAGCTGGCCTATGTGCTCGAGCAGTCGGGGCTGCGCACCCTGTTCGCCGCGACGTCCTTCCGGTCCTCGGACTACGTCGCGATGGTCACCGAGGTGCGCCCCCAGGTGCCGACCGTCGAGGACGTGATCTTCCTCGGCACCGACGACTGGGCCCGCCTGTGCGGCGACGCCGATGCGATCGATGCCTCCGACCTGGCCGAGAGGCTGGCCGGTCTGTCGAACAACGATCCGATCAATATCCAGTACACCTCGGGGACAACGGGTTTCCCGAAGGGGGCGACGTTGTCGCACCGCAACATCCTCAACAACGGCTACTTCGTCACCGAGCTGATCCGGCTCGGGCCGGGCGACCGGTTGTGCATCCCGGTGCCCTTCTACCACTGCTTCGGCATGGTGATGGGAAACCTGGGCTGCACGACGCACGGCGCGACCATCGTCATCCCGGCCGCCGGATTCGATCCGGCGGCCACCCTGCGCGCCATCGCCGCCGAGCGGTGCGCCGGCGTGTACGGGGTGCCGACCATGTTCATCGCGATGCAGCACCACGCCGACTTCGCGGCAACGGATCTGACGTCACTGCGCACCGGCATCATGGCCGGCGCCGTGTGTCCGGTCGAGGTGATGAAACGCTGCGTCGAGGAGATGAACATGAGCGAGGTCGCCATCGCCTACGGCATGACCGAGACGTCGCCGGTGTCGTGTCAGACCCTCATCGACGACGATCTCGACCGGCGCACGTCGTCCATCGGGCGGGCCCACCCGCACGTCGAGATCAAGATCGTCGACCCCGACACCGGCGAGACGGTGCCCCGCGGGGAACCGGGCGAATTCTGCACGCGCGGTTACTCACTGATGCTGGGCTACTGGCGCGACGACGAGAAGACCAGGGAGGCCATCGATCCCGACGGCTGGATGCACACCGGCGACCTGGCGGTGATGCGGGAAGACGGGTACTGCAACGTCGTCGGGCGCATCAAGGACATGGTGATCCGCGGCGGGGAGAACATCTATCCGCGGGAGATCGAAGAGTTTCTGCACACCCATCCCGACGTGGAGGACGCCCAGGTCGTCGGGGTACCGGACGCGACGTACGGCGAGGAGATCTGCGCGTGGATCCGGATGAAGCCGGGCCGCCCCGCACTCGACGCCGCTGCGCTGCGCGATTTCGCGTCAGACAAGCTGGCGCACTACAAGATCCCGCGGTACGTCCACGTCGTCGACGAGTTCCCGATGACGGTGACGGGCAAGGTCCGCAAGGTCGACATGCGCAAGGACAGCATCGACCTGCTCGGTCTGGGCCCGGCTTAG
- a CDS encoding epoxide hydrolase family protein: protein MAEITPFRIAVPDTDLADLADRLRRTRWPEPECVDDWSQGIPLAYTRELADYWLDEYDWRTTETELNGFDQFVTELDGLPIHFLHVRSGRADAFPLLITHGWPGSVLEFHKVIGPLTDAGYDVVCPSLPGYGFSGKPARTGWNIERIAVAWNELMSRLGYERYGAQGGDWGGAVTTQIGRNRGGCVAIHLNMPTAGPPRGLSDPTPDEAIALQRRDEHRRWGTGYSGQQATRPQTLGYGLADSPVGQLAWIVEKFWAWTDSDGHPENVLTRDEMLGNVMLYWLTNSAASSARLYWESFGSFRGGAPVTLPTGIAAFPKEIVPPRRAWCEPHYNITRWTDMPRGGHFAAFEQPDLYVDDVSAFFAEFR, encoded by the coding sequence ATGGCCGAGATCACGCCCTTCCGCATCGCCGTCCCCGACACCGACCTGGCCGATCTCGCCGATCGACTGCGCCGCACCCGGTGGCCGGAGCCCGAATGCGTCGACGACTGGAGCCAAGGCATCCCGCTGGCCTACACGCGCGAGCTGGCCGACTACTGGCTTGACGAATACGACTGGCGCACAACCGAAACTGAGCTCAATGGGTTCGACCAGTTCGTCACCGAGCTCGACGGGCTGCCCATCCACTTCCTGCATGTCCGCAGCGGCCGTGCCGATGCGTTCCCGCTGCTGATCACCCACGGCTGGCCCGGCTCGGTGCTCGAGTTCCACAAGGTGATCGGTCCGCTCACCGACGCCGGATACGACGTCGTATGCCCGTCGCTGCCCGGGTACGGGTTCTCGGGTAAGCCCGCGCGGACCGGATGGAACATCGAGCGCATCGCCGTGGCGTGGAACGAGCTGATGTCCCGCCTGGGGTACGAGCGCTACGGCGCGCAGGGCGGCGACTGGGGTGGGGCGGTGACGACGCAGATCGGCCGCAATCGCGGCGGTTGCGTGGCCATCCATCTGAACATGCCGACGGCGGGTCCGCCCCGGGGCCTGTCCGACCCGACACCCGATGAGGCGATCGCCCTGCAGCGCCGCGACGAGCATCGCCGCTGGGGTACCGGCTATTCCGGTCAGCAAGCCACGCGACCGCAGACCCTCGGCTACGGGCTGGCAGACTCCCCCGTCGGTCAGCTGGCGTGGATCGTCGAGAAGTTCTGGGCGTGGACAGACAGCGACGGGCACCCGGAGAACGTCCTCACCCGCGACGAGATGCTCGGCAACGTGATGCTCTACTGGCTGACGAACTCGGCGGCCTCCTCGGCACGGTTGTACTGGGAGAGCTTCGGCAGCTTCCGCGGCGGCGCGCCGGTGACGCTGCCCACGGGCATCGCGGCGTTCCCCAAAGAGATCGTGCCGCCCCGGCGCGCCTGGTGCGAACCGCACTACAACATCACGCGGTGGACGGACATGCCGCGCGGCGGCCACTTCGCCGCCTTCGAGCAACCTGACCTCTACGTCGACGACGTCAGCGCCTTCTTCGCCGAGTTCCGCTAA